One stretch of Variovorax sp. 54 DNA includes these proteins:
- a CDS encoding DUF2138 family protein, with product MDTRKKWMVAGVAAIVLVGAGVAFVKMRRSHFDGDINALNVDLSAPYAYIATPALSRLPRDIVQAPVVRDVLTEDFAFYYENQEDRLSLRGAIKRIAYERDTTWTDQLLAAALDEPAEMAWWPDAKGAPRYWALTMTRGAVATALQGLAGIAAKDSQLSIIGTLRANGNDVNAYALVLSPRRTLVLLSQGNRVVVLSDPGLLFNNESQASGPALEVVEGLLSGDTRSQSAWRRGFGLGEEGAAAPGSSAIVADARLLSFGYQHFFPGVQAVRFDVAPHGAALRTAVRVKAAGTLPAAPGDRELWSALPANPAACAMLPVEWAQMDALMKDAPAAPNAEAMKALAAQFDGPAAVCWYARSQLHTPLFVAQMKASAGPETDATLAGLADWLISTDATRTDPAAKPGVGQWQSQVTGPWGPYADGDDKAYRPTLARQGRWVAFSPDDKLVELALNTQAKRYPGVADTLPPAGGTTLVVGAPTQIADLLQREAMAVLPADQEILRQAAQQHLVPRLNALRKLPPARAVAQGAGDSNGWVPVEWQAMSAAPQSK from the coding sequence ATGGACACAAGAAAAAAATGGATGGTCGCGGGCGTCGCGGCGATCGTGCTGGTGGGTGCCGGCGTGGCCTTCGTCAAGATGCGGCGCTCGCACTTCGACGGCGACATCAACGCCCTCAACGTGGACCTGTCGGCACCGTATGCCTACATCGCCACCCCCGCGCTCTCGCGCCTGCCGCGCGACATCGTGCAGGCACCGGTGGTGCGCGACGTGCTCACCGAAGATTTCGCCTTCTATTACGAAAACCAGGAAGACCGGCTGAGCCTGCGCGGCGCGATCAAGCGCATCGCGTACGAGCGCGACACCACCTGGACCGACCAGCTACTGGCCGCGGCCCTGGACGAGCCGGCCGAAATGGCCTGGTGGCCCGATGCCAAGGGCGCCCCGCGCTACTGGGCGCTGACCATGACCCGCGGCGCAGTGGCCACCGCCCTGCAGGGCCTGGCGGGCATCGCCGCCAAGGACTCGCAGCTGAGCATCATCGGCACGCTGCGCGCCAACGGAAATGACGTGAATGCCTACGCGCTGGTGCTGTCGCCGCGTCGCACGCTGGTGCTGCTGTCGCAGGGCAACCGCGTGGTGGTGCTGAGCGACCCGGGCCTGCTGTTCAACAACGAAAGCCAGGCCAGCGGACCGGCCCTGGAGGTGGTCGAGGGCCTGCTGTCGGGCGACACCCGTTCGCAATCGGCCTGGCGCCGCGGCTTCGGGCTCGGTGAAGAAGGCGCCGCCGCGCCGGGCAGCTCGGCGATCGTGGCCGATGCGCGGCTGCTGTCCTTCGGCTACCAGCACTTCTTTCCGGGCGTGCAGGCCGTTCGCTTCGACGTCGCACCCCACGGCGCCGCGCTGCGCACGGCCGTGCGCGTGAAGGCGGCCGGCACCCTGCCCGCCGCACCGGGCGACCGCGAACTGTGGTCCGCCCTGCCGGCCAACCCCGCGGCCTGCGCCATGCTGCCGGTCGAATGGGCGCAGATGGACGCGCTGATGAAAGACGCCCCGGCGGCGCCGAACGCCGAGGCGATGAAGGCCCTGGCCGCGCAGTTCGACGGCCCCGCCGCCGTCTGCTGGTACGCCCGCTCGCAGCTGCACACGCCGCTGTTCGTCGCGCAGATGAAGGCATCGGCCGGCCCCGAGACCGATGCCACGCTCGCCGGCCTGGCGGACTGGCTGATCTCGACCGACGCCACGCGCACCGACCCGGCGGCGAAACCCGGCGTCGGCCAGTGGCAAAGCCAGGTGACCGGCCCCTGGGGGCCGTATGCCGACGGCGACGACAAGGCCTACCGGCCCACCCTGGCCCGGCAAGGCCGATGGGTCGCGTTCTCGCCCGACGACAAGCTGGTCGAGCTGGCGCTGAACACCCAGGCCAAGCGCTACCCGGGCGTGGCCGACACGCTGCCGCCGGCCGGCGGCACCACGCTGGTGGTCGGCGCGCCCACGCAGATCGCCGACCTGTTGCAGCGCGAGGCCATGGCCGTGCTGCCTGCCGATCAGGAAATTCTTCGCCAGGCGGCCCAGCAGCACCTGGTGCCGCGCCTGAATGCGCTGCGCAAGCTGCCACCGGCACGGGCCGTGGCGCAAGGCGCGGGCGACAGCAACGGCTGGGTGCCGGTCGAGTGGCAGGCGATGTCGGCGGCGCCGCAGTCCAAGTGA
- a CDS encoding DUF1175 family protein, whose translation MTRRAITAGIDRRTALGRGAALALASAMPALPTLAADTPALNREQSAHFRDWMTLLIHEQIERGPTPRWTHRDCAGLVRFSVAESLREHDVAWRRANGLLARRLPPDIDPAAAAPLRNTWRRADGTRDAYVGALELVQENTRFVTRQLQQALLGDMLFYDQGDEQHLMVWMGNYIAYHTGRVLPGDNGLRAVRATQLLGWSDTRWRPTDDNPNFAGVYRLAFLAR comes from the coding sequence GTGACGCGCCGCGCCATCACCGCCGGCATCGATCGCCGGACGGCGCTCGGCCGGGGCGCTGCGCTGGCGCTGGCGTCCGCGATGCCGGCGCTGCCCACCCTGGCAGCCGATACACCCGCGCTGAACCGTGAACAGTCCGCACACTTTCGCGACTGGATGACGCTGCTGATCCACGAACAGATCGAGCGCGGCCCCACGCCGCGCTGGACGCACCGCGACTGCGCGGGGCTGGTGCGCTTCTCGGTGGCCGAGTCGCTGCGCGAACACGACGTGGCCTGGCGCCGCGCCAACGGTTTGCTCGCGCGCCGCCTGCCGCCCGACATCGACCCGGCCGCCGCGGCGCCGCTGCGCAACACCTGGCGGCGCGCCGACGGCACGCGCGACGCCTACGTCGGTGCACTCGAGCTGGTGCAGGAGAACACGCGCTTCGTCACGCGCCAGCTGCAGCAGGCGCTCTTGGGCGACATGCTGTTCTACGACCAGGGCGACGAGCAGCACCTCATGGTGTGGATGGGCAACTACATCGCCTATCACACGGGCCGCGTGCTGCCCGGCGACAACGGCCTGCGCGCCGTGCGCGCCACCCAGCTGCTCGGCTGGAGCGACACGCGCTGGCGCCCCACCGACGACAACCCCAATTTCGCCGGTGTCTACCGGCTCGCCTTTCTCGCACGATGA